Genomic window ([Eubacterium] hominis):
TCGGATATTTTAGATGTAAGAAATTATATTTTATTATAAAAACTTACTAAATTTCTGATTATCTTTTCATAAGTTGGTAAATGCCGATATATCCCGTATTTTAGGGCTTTATCGGTATTTTCTTTTTGGAAGATACCTTGCATAAGCTGGCATTTACCAGCATGAAAATGCAACCAAAAGTAGTAAATGAGTAGTAAATATAAGCTCCGATATTAACAAGCCAGTCTTTCCAGTTCCGCTTTTGCAGATTGAAATGTACCGTGTGCGTAATAGCCAAGTGTCATGGTTATGTTAGCGTGTCCCATGAGATATTGCAGGGTGTTTGGGTTCATTCCTCTATTTGCCATATTCGTACAATAAGTATGCCTGAATGAATGTGGTGTGATGTTCGGTAACTTATCCGTGTGATACTTGTTATATTTCTTAATCAATCCTCGCACCATACCCTCATAGTTTCCTGCAACTTTAGGCAAGCCCTCACGGTTTAAGAATAGGAAATTGCTGTAACCACCTACAATCAGCAGTTGTGCTTTTCCTCTGCTCTTTAGTATTCTTTGGATTGCTTGATAAGCCCGTTCTGTCAATGGAAGTTCCCGTTTTCCGTTTTTGGTCTTTGGTGTTTCAATATAGTAGCCTATTTCGCTATCTTTCAATAGCTGGTGGTCTATATTGAGTATTCTGTTCTGCATATCAATATGCGTCGTCAGTCCGCAAAATTCAGAAATACGAAGTCCCGTTTCCAGCAGAAGCACAACCTCATCATAATACTTGCTGTAAATCTTGTCCTTTTCCATAAAGGCAAGCAGGCGTTCTTCCTGCTCTGGTGTAAGGATAACTTTCTGCTCCGTATCATCTTCCAGAACATCACTTAGCTTAAATTCAAACGGGTTCTTTCTGATACAGTCGTCTTGTATCGCCATGTAAAATG
Coding sequences:
- a CDS encoding site-specific integrase; this translates as MSNVKRKDGKNRNLRNGESQRKDGRYVYKYTDIYGKPQFVYSWKLVPTDKTPAGKRDDISLREKEAQIKKDLNDGIDTVGGKMTVCQLYDKKNSQRKNIKRATEKGRQYLMNALKNDPLGMRAIDTVKQSDAKEWAIRMSEKGYAYKTIDNYKRSLKASFYMAIQDDCIRKNPFEFKLSDVLEDDTEQKVILTPEQEERLLAFMEKDKIYSKYYDEVVLLLETGLRISEFCGLTTHIDMQNRILNIDHQLLKDSEIGYYIETPKTKNGKRELPLTERAYQAIQRILKSRGKAQLLIVGGYSNFLFLNREGLPKVAGNYEGMVRGLIKKYNKYHTDKLPNITPHSFRHTYCTNMANRGMNPNTLQYLMGHANITMTLGYYAHGTFQSAKAELERLAC